The DNA window tgtatctaggaatagcacatcctgtatcttatcttggaatagcacatcctgtatcttggaaaagcacatcctgtatctaggAATAGCATATCCTTTATCTAGaaatagcacatcctgtatcttggaatagcacatccttGACAGTAAAGTATGCAGTAGCACGTCCGGGTTTATGAAATAGCACATATGTATCTAAGTAATAGCGCTGGAGGTGCTAGTCATACGACGCGCGAGAGGGATCTTCGTTCTGGTCCGATCTTGCCGAGGAGAAGTTCCGACCGGTCCGATCTGAACTGGTTGGCAAATGGGCCGTGGGCCGTTCGTTGATTGGGgacgcgcggaggcggaggcggagccgtTGAGGCCCAAACCGTTTTTATCTCAAAACTGAGAGCCCCCTACCCAACCCATTCGAACTCACCCAAAACGAAATCTAGAGCACATTctgtctcgcgaattagcacgcggcggcgcggtacCTTCAGTACCAGTCCGCGGCGCGGGAGCGAGCTCGTCGGCCGGTGACGCGAGTCCTACGCAGCCGTCGCGCGGCAGCCGCAGCCATCCACGCAGGCATGTATGAGCGCATATCCCTAATTTTTCCTCCTCTTAGGGTTTTCTCCCTGATTCGTCCTTAGCAGAATGTGGTTAGCATGTTTTCTTCCCGTGATACTGATATACATGTTTGGTTTCTATTATTTTGGGAGATGTggttcccctccccctccccctccccgtccCCTTTGGATTTCTAGATTTATGGGTTCCACACTGTGCTAACATGTAATTGGATTCTGTGCGAATCAAATTCAACTGTAGATGGCTCCTCCTGCTACGATCAGCACTGCAGATCTTGATCATTCTCAAGAGTCACATGAAGAGCAAGGAAAAAAGCGTTCCCAGAAGGTGATAACCACTTTCTATTGTTTCATTTAACATGTTACATTAAccttgttttttttctaaagCAGAGATGTGATTCTTTCTTTTAACATGTTACATTAACCTTttggaatagcacatcctgtatcttgcAATAGCACATCCACTATcttggaatagcacatcctgtatcttggaaTAGTAGATCCAGTATATTGGAATAGCACATCCAGTATCTTGGAATAGCACATCCAGTATCTTGaaatagcacatcctgtatcttggaaaagcacatcctgtatctaggAATAGCATATCCTTTATCTAGAAGTAGCACATGCTGTATcttggaatagcacatccttGACAGTAAAGGACATCCACTACcttggaatagcacatcctgtatcttggaaaagcacatcctttatctaggaatagcacatcctgtatctaggAATAGCACTTTCTATTGTTTCATTTAACATGTTACATTAACcttgttttttttgtaaagCAGAGATGTGATTCTTTCTTTTAACATGTTACATTaaccttttttttctaaagCAGAGATCTGAAATAAATATGATATCATCACCAAAGTGTGTAGTAGATGCAATAGCGGCCCTCTCACAGGACCAAAAGAATAAGATCAAAGAGTTGGGCTTTGGGGAGCTTCTAAAGTTTAGTTTAGATGGCTTTGGAGACCGCTACATGCTAGAATTCCTCATGGACCACACAGACCCAGAAAATATGGAAATTCGAGTGGGGGGAGGAGATAAGAACCTGCCCATCAATGAACACGTAGTACAATGCGTTCTTGGCGTGCCAACTGGAAAGGGAAGAGACACACCAGATTCCCCCTACATGGAATCTGAACTTAACAATCTGAGAACAGAGCTTGGTGTCAAAACTGACAAAATTAAAAGCTCTGACCTCATAGCCAAGATCAATGGTGGTGGCACAGACTATTTGACCATCCGTTGCTTTTTTATTCTGTTGTGCTACAAACTTCTGTTCCCTGGTTCACAAAACCATGTTACCAAGCGGGAGGTTGCCCTGACCCATTCACCCAAGGACATTGCGGAGGTGAACTGGGCAAAGGCTGTTGTCGATAACCTCCGTTCGGCAGCCCGCAAGTGGCACTCTGATAAGTTGGCGGTTTCAAAGAAGAAAAGGACACTCTCTGGTTCTGTGACATTCTTACTGGTATGTGGTTTGTGCTTTTTGTTTAGGCATATCTATTGTTCTTCTACAATTATTTGTTTACCACAGTTGTATTTTGTTTCCCCACAGTTGTACTATCTAGACCATCTACGGAGTCCTCACAGTATACCTTGCATTATCACCCCGAGGACTTCCGTCTACACCACGGATATtatcaaaaaaatcataaaagcaGACAAGAGGAGTCGCAGTGGTCACATTTATGGCCTCCTAGATGTAATAAACCCTAAGAGCTTCCGTCtccaattttattttattttttacattATCTGCATTTTGAAGCTTATCAAAACTGTTCCTTTTCAGTTCAGGAGCATGGTGGGTACATGCTATTCAATGGGTAGTAGGCAACTTGTTCCGAACATCAGAATTGAACCGTTGCATTCCAatttttttcaagatttaagcCCACGAAAGAGGGAAATTGCCACATCATATGTCAACACAGTTGAGCATTCCAatttttttcaagatttaagcCCACGAAAGAGGGAAATTGCCACATCATATGTCAACACAGTTGACATTTTGATGGAACAAATTTTGAAGGAGAGGAATCAGTTTATGATCTCCATGGGCGCGCAAGATGCCCAGAACAGCAGCAGAGCAGCTGAGCCTCAGGGCGGTGACTCAGGGATCCAAGATGATCCCCGGAACGAGCATTCTGAAGCTTATCCTTCTCCTGCTGCTGATGATGCTCTTCCTTCTGATGACACTAATCCCAGGTATGCCGAGCTAGCAGAAGCTATGTCTACCAGGTAAGGTTTCTTAAAACTTTAGTTTTTCTTAAAATCATGataacatgtacgattcgtgtATTCTAGGGAGCAGAAGAGGAAGGAACCAAGTAGTATGACTCATGCGGCACCACAGTCATCACATGGTAATCAtctattgcaaatttcattCGCTTATTTACAAATCCACTTACCTTTGGAGTAATCCCTGCACATATATGGATCAGGTACACCAACATCTCCCAGGGCCTCGGTCGACACACCTGATGTGTCGAATGATCTGCTCCATCCACCGGAGACGACTCAGGAGGATGCCTCACTCCATCCGACGCAGCAGATTCAGGAGGAGGATCTGGAGACACCCGTCGCTCCGGTCAGACCCCACAGAGTGGTTCGCCCCGTCAACAAGTTGACTTACTCTAAGAAGCAGATTCGTCGTCGTAGGAAGTAGGACAAGACCAGCAGGCGAGGCCGTAAGGTTTAAGAACATATATGATGACTTCTATGTACTGTGAAACTGTGATGCTTCCTTTCGTACAAAAAATTTGTTTGGAACAATTGCAGTGTTTCATATTCAAAATTAGTACAATTTCCCTACCATCAGGGTAGATGGTCTTTCTCACCAGCCGATTCCAGCCGATTTGCTGCATTATGGCTAGGTACATCATATAATCAATTCTCAGGACCCAACAGTGTTTCCTTGTCCAAATGACCACATCCAAAATCAAGATGACTTGGAGGAAGTAAGTGAACACTATGACCTGAGAATTGAAGACCTGAAACACTTCATCTCTGGGGTTTGCAACCAATAGAAACCAATGTCTTCCTTCGGGCTCAATATTAACTCGAACAGGGAAAAATATTGTAGGCAAATCGTGCCCCACTGCGTC is part of the Panicum virgatum strain AP13 unplaced genomic scaffold, P.virgatum_v5 scaffold_2972, whole genome shotgun sequence genome and encodes:
- the LOC120694071 gene encoding uncharacterized protein LOC120694071, encoding MISSPKCVVDAIAALSQDQKNKIKELGFGELLKFSLDGFGDRYMLEFLMDHTDPENMEIRVGGGDKNLPINEHVVQCVLGVPTGKGRDTPDSPYMESELNNLRTELGVKTDKIKSSDLIAKINGGGTDYLTIRCFFILLCYKLLFPGSQNHVTKREVALTHSPKDIAEVNWAKAVVDNLRSAARKWHSDKLAVSKKKRTLSGSVTFLLLYYLDHLRSPHSIPCIITPRTSVYTTDIIKKIIKADKRSRSGHIYGLLDFRSMVGTCYSMGSRQLVPNIRIEPLHSNFFQDLSPRKREIATSYVNTVEHSNFFQDLSPRKREIATSYVNTVDILMEQILKERNQFMISMGAQDAQNSSRAAEPQGGDSGIQDDPRNEHSEAYPSPAADDALPSDDTNPRYAELAEAMSTREQKRKEPSSMTHAAPQSSHGTPTSPRASVDTPDVSNDLLHPPETTQEDASLHPTQQIQEEDLETPVAPVRPHRVVRPVNKLTYSKKQIRRRRK